A single region of the Brassica rapa cultivar Chiifu-401-42 chromosome A03, CAAS_Brap_v3.01, whole genome shotgun sequence genome encodes:
- the LOC103855981 gene encoding protein RETICULATA-RELATED 4, chloroplastic → MAMTSCFFTVPISESNLTRPHLAFSPRLPSSSSFTGVISAKSISFHRRLTISPVFSASIDNGGSDNNNNNNGGDGGGGSGDGDGGSGEDRDRNRSEAMMLLAESGTELESLPKDLAAAIESGRIPGSVITRFLELQRSAVMRWLMQFAGFRERLLADDLFLAKLAMECGVGVFTKTAAEYERRRENFFNELEVVFADVVMAIIADFMLVYLPAPTVSLRPPLALTAGGISKFFHNCPDNAFQIAISGTSYSLLQRLGAIARNGAKLFAVGTTSSLVGTAVTNAFIKAKGAVDKTSEGEVETVPIVSTSVAYGVYMAVSANLRYQVVAGVVEQRFLEPMLHQHKLALSAMCFAVRTGNTFLGSLLWVDYARLIGIQKSH, encoded by the exons ATGGCAATGACCTCATGTTTCTTCACTGTTCCAATCTCTGAATCCAATCTCACACGTCCCCACCTCGCTTTCTCTCCTAGACtcccttcctcctcctccttcaccGGCGTTATCTCCGCAAAGTCCATCTCTTTCCACCGCCGCCTCACTATTTCCCCTGTTTTCTCCGCCTCTATCGACAACGGCGGCtctgacaacaacaacaacaacaacggaggggatggtggtggtggaagcGGCGATGGAGACGGTGGTAGTGGTGAGGATAGGGATAGGAACAGGAGCGAGGCGATGATGCTATTGGCGGAGTCTGGGACTGAGTTGGAGAGTCTTCCCAAGGATCTAGCGGCTGCTATTGAGTCTGGTCGGATTCCTGGTTCGGTTATCACGAGGTTCTTGGAGCTTCAGAGGTCGGCTGTGATGAGGTGGCTGATGCAGTTTGCTGGGTTTAGGGAGAGGTTGTTGGCTGACGATCTCTTCTTGGCTAAACTCGCCATGGAGTGTGGTGTTGGTGTCTTCACTAAG ACTGCGGCTGAGTATGAACGGCGTAGAGAGAACTTCTTCAATGAACTTGAAGTTGTCTTTGCCGATGTG gTGATGGCTATCATTGCGGATTTCATGTTAGTTTATCTACCTGCTCCAACCGTGTCTCTTAGACCACCTCTCGCACTTACTGCTGGTGGCATATCCAAGTTTTTCCACAACTGCCCTGATAATGCCTTCCAg ATTGCTATCTCCGGAACCTCTTACTCTCTCTTGCAAAGGCTAGGTGCTATAGCG CGCAATGGGGCTAAGCTGTTTGCCGTTGGCACTACATCATCGCTG GTTGGTACTGCTGTTACAAACGCATTTATAAAAGCAAAAGGAGCCGTGGACAAGACTTCTGAAGGTGAAGTCGAGACTGTTCCAATAGTCTCCACAAGCGTTGCATATGGTGTCTATATGGCGGTTTCTGCCAACCTAAG GTACCAAGTAGTAGCTGGTGTGGTAGAACAACGTTTCCTGGAGCCAATGCTACACCAACACAAACTTGCGCTCAGTGCTATGTGTTTCGCTGTTAGAACTGGCAACACATTCCTGGGCTCTCTATT ATGGGTGGATTATGCGCGTCTCATAGGGATACAGAAATCTCATTGA